The Rhizoctonia solani chromosome 14, complete sequence genome has a segment encoding these proteins:
- a CDS encoding peptidase C14 encodes MSSTPRAKRGPLDCWVSKIAKRPRSNVTTPEPASSSNNATQTSNASGETSQMQSATPVPRDMSTAPPPAIEDSIRGGLTPSSPHESAPVAGPRTPASQKNTAKRPRLQRVGAALKDLSQSAGVFPPLQAVITDVISCFETLKIDPGYETEYEALLQELQALSGSLAYHVPRSNSAHMSDCITRMKRSIEKQTEVIKKWRDQPIERNMDKAEQYRKEVLAAYRGIESAFRQLQTDATMDIWSSVVEQTANSRLDKLFPSRLAAHNSTLSTEVDRRACTKHTRTQILSELDQWSVDPRKPNIYWMNGMAGTGKTTIAYTFAESLKSRGLLGASFFCTRTSSECKDVGRIIPTITYQLALYSMSFQSAVVKVLGSNPDIGTRAITEQCERLIKEPIMQAKDDIPDGLVVVIDALDECSNVNGVRMILDVLFRIAPNLPLKFFVASRPEPNIRHRVEARSDLSRSICVLHEIERSMVEADIELYLREELGDSVSEHDLTQLTKLSGRLFIYAATAIRYVRQMGTMVDPDRLGAILSSSSSSGYEHSDIDDLYTTILEAAIRQTGRNPHEQQQMQLVLWTAVCTREPVDIDTLASLTGIKATKANILLQPLYSVLHVSQATKMVTTLHASFPDFMFDEARSTKFYCDETKHSQLLAERCFLVMEEQLRFNICSLEASFIPDSEVQDLEDRIARSISSTLSYVAHHWGDHVVKSAPCEIVRKGLKELLSYRLLFWMEVMSLKRTLDKGMGMLSALKPWVTVEDTPPDLVRLLDDSWIFVSKYAAGSVSQSTPHIYISALPFCHRTSLVYKQYWSHTRDLLGLEGSAVEQSQTALLASWPMDSKALSLAFSPDGSRFAIGFEDGTVHVFYTHNGTVALGPLGGHTRKVKSVAFSPDGLLLVSGSDDCTILVRDAQTGSCIYDIVKGHERGMAPVLFSPDGKHILSGSIDKTTRMWDSGNGSLIPSSIKRHPSIVNCTAFSPDGKHIACGLDSKECPIVVYDAPTSKSLPFPFDAHQSSVRSIAFSPNSKYLVTGHYSGELRVWSLQDGTATHSPPKAHNSVITSIGFSPLGDKLVTGSYDRCVYIWDVENDYSNPYLLGTHNGSVSSAAFSPDGTRVASCSEDRTVKMWNVLDSTSSHTFYSNAPTKAVLSVAISPDGSRIAAAGIDEAIYMFNAHNGTPALRPLVARTGRINSVAFSLDGRYLVSGDDDKRIYLWDATRGKLLSGPLRGHEKNIQSVLFSPDNKHVVSASSDKTIRMWDVDDGTLTPTDLVRTHDDEVNSAAFSPDGKHVVSGSDDGEIRIWGSQALSRVFRPFGSLRHKGRIMSVTFSPDGRLIASGSDDGAIRIFDSHSGKLALGPLMAHQDWVRSIVFSPDGNHIVSGSDDGRIGVWRVEDGAPACNPLEGHQGGINSVACSPDGAYIVSGSDDSTVRVWKTPGRGAAYDLSRSASSTLDQREPYRAISSGLTIGRDGWARNSDSQLVFWIPSDMLRLFPRFRNVCTIGPQGSLQVDHDKPLLLGDQWHRCFVR; translated from the exons ATGTCTTCCACGCCCCGCGCCAAACGGGGCCCGCTTGACTGCTGGGTGTCTAAGATCGCAAAGCGCCCACGGTCAAATGTAACGACCCCAGAGCCCGCTTCAAGTTCCAATAATGCGACTCAAACCTCAAACGCCTCGGGAGAAACGTCTCAAATGCAATCTGCCACCCCAGTCCCTCGTGATATGTCGACCGCACCTCCGCCTGCTATCGAGGACAGTATAAGGGGTGGTCTGACCCCGTCCTCTCCTCATGAGTCAGCACCTGTCGCGGGTCCTAGGACGCCAGCTTCTCAGAAAAATACAGCGAAAAGGCCACGCTTACAACGTGTTGGCGCGGCGCTTAAAGACTTGAGTCAAAGTGCGGGTGTATTTCCGCCACTTCAAGCCGTTATCACCGACGTGATATCATGTTTCGAGACACTCAAG ATAGACCCAGGGTACGAGACGGAGTATGAAGCACTCTTACAGGAGCTTCAGGCCTTGAGCGGTTCCTTAGCCTATCATGTGCCGAGGTCGAACTCTGCTCATATGTCGGACTGCATAACTAGAATGAAAAG GTCGATCGAGAAACAAACGGAAGTGATCAAGAAATGGCGAGATCAGCCCATAGAACGCAACATGGACAAGGCCGAGCAATACCGGAAGGAAGTCCTGGCGGCATATCGTGGCATTGAGAGCGCCTTTCGCCAGCTGCAG ACCGATGCGACCATGGATATATGGAGTAGTGTAGTGGAGCAGACTGCG AATAGCCGCCTCGATAAGTTGTTCCCATCCAGATTAGCTGCACATAACTCCACTCTCTCAACCGAGGTCGATCGCCGAGCCTGTACCAAACACACACGAACCCAGATCCTGTCCGAGCTTGACCAATGGTCAGTCGATCCTCGGAAGCCCAACATATACTGGATGAACGGCATGGCTGGCACAGGCAAGACTACCATCGCATATACGTTTGCCGAGTCGCTCAAGTCACGAGGACTTCTTGGTGCGAGCTTTTTCTGCACGCGAACTTCCAGTGAGTGCAAGGACGTAGGACGAATCATACCAACGATCACATATCAGCTTGCACTGTACTCCATGAGCTTCCAATCAGCGGTCGTGAAGGTACTGGGGAGCAATCCTGACATCGGGACCCGGGCTATAACGGAACAATGCGAGAGGCTGATCAAAGAGCCGATCATGCAGGCGAAGGACGATATACCCGACGGACTTGTGGTCGTGATCGATGCACTTGACGAATGCAGCAACGTGAACGGGGTACGAATGATCCTAGACGTGCTTTTCAGGATTGCTCCCAACTTGCCTCTCAAGTTCTTCGTCGCCAGTCGACCCGAACCCAACATCCGCCACAGGGTCGAGGCCCGATCCGACCTGAGTCGGTCGATATGCGTACTGCACGAGATCGAGAGGTCGATGGTCGAGGCAGACATCGAGCTATACCTTCGTGAAGAGCTTGGAGACAGCGTGTCCGAGCACGATTTGACCCAGCTTACTAAGCTATCCGGAAGACTTTTCATATATGCCGCCACCGCCATTCGATATGTCCGACAGATGGGCACCATGGTCGACCCAGATCGGCTCGGGGCCATTCTCAGTTCGTCGTCAAGCTCGGGCTATGAACACTCGGATATTGACGACCTGTATACCACAATCCTGGAGGCTGCAATACGCCAAACTGGCCGAAACCCCCATGAGCAGCAACAGATGCAACTGGTTCTCTGGACCGCAGTTTGCACGCGGGAGCCGGTGGACATCGATACACTGGCATCCCTGACGGGGATCAAAGCGACAAAGGCTAACATACTGCTGCAGCCTCTGTATTCGGTGTTGCACGTGTCGCAAGCAACTAAGATGGTCACCACGCTGCATGCATCGTTCCCCGACTTTATGTTTGATGAGGCGCGGTCGACCAAGTTCTACTGCGACGAAACAAAGCACAGTCAGCTGCTTGCCGAACGGTGCTTCTTGGTGATGGAAGAACAGCTGCGATTCAACATCTGTAGTCTAGAGGCGTCGTTTATACCCGATAGCGAAGTGCAAGACCTAGAAGATCGGATAGCAAGGTCAATCTCGTCAACGCTGTCATACGTAGCGCACCACTGGGGAGACCATGTAGTCAAGAGCGCGCCGTGTGAGATAGTGCGGAAAGGGCTGAAGGAGCTCCTGTCATACCGActgctgttctggatggaggtgatGAGCCTGAAGCGTACGCTGGACAAAGGGATGGGTATGCTGTCGGCGCTCAAGCCATGGGTGACG GTTGAAGATACACCACCAGATCTTGTCAGGCTGCTGGACGACTCGTGGATCTTCGTGTCAAAGTATGCTGCTGGATCTGTTTCGCAGTCGAcgccgcatatatacatctcgGCATTGCCATTTTGCCATCGGACAAGCTTGGTATACAAGCAGTACTGGAGTCATACTCGGGATCTTCTAGGCTTGGAAGGATCTGCGGTggaacaaagtcaaacggcGCTACTAGCATCATGGCCGATGGACTCAAAAGCCCTCTCGCTggcattctctcctgatgggTCTCGATTTGCAATTGGATTCGAAGATGGCACAGTACATGTATTTTATACCCACAATGGAACGGTTGCTCTTGGCCCCCTCGGGGGGCATACCAGGAAAGTCAAATCCGTAGCGTTCTCTCCCGATGGACTGTTGcttgtctctggctctgACGACTGTACAATCCTTGTGCGAGACGCGCAGACAGGCAGTTGCATATATGACATCGTCAAAGGGCATGAAAGAGGAATGGCGCCAGTATTGTTCTCACCTGACGGCAAGCACATCCTCTCAGGGTCCATAGACAAGACAACGCGGATGTGGGACAGTGGCAACGGCAGTCTGATACCCAGctccatcaaacgccatCCTTCAATAGTCAACTGCACagcattctctcctgatggcaagCATATCGCATGTGGCTTGGATAGCAAAGAGTGTCCCATTGTTGTTTACGATGCACCCACCAGCAAGTCTCTCCCTTTTCCATTCGATGCTCATCAATCCTCAGTGCGGTCAATTGCCTTTTCGCCAAACAGCAAGTACCTTGTCACTGGCCATTATTCCGGTGAACTGCGCGTCTGGAGTCTACAGGACGGCACCGCCACACACTCCCCACCCAAAGCACACAACTCCGTAATCACATCCATCGGGTTTTCGCCGCTTGGAGACAAACTCGTCACTGGCTCTTATGATAggtgcgtgtatatatgggaTGTAGAGAACGACTACTCCAACCCTTACCTACTTGGCACACACAACGGATCGGTTTCCTCCGctgcgttctcacccgacggcacacGAGTCGCATCATGCTCAGAAGACCGTACAGTCAAAATGTGGAATGTACTCGACTCGACATCATCTCACACCTTTTACTCCAATGCACCCACCAAGGCTGTCTTGTCGGTTGCgatctcgcctgatggctcACGCATCGCCGCAGCGGGTATTGACGAAGCAATCTACATGTTCAACGCACACAATGGCACTCCCGCTCTCCGGCCACTTGTCGCACGCACCGGTCGGATCAACTCGGTGGCGTTCTCACTCGATGGCAGGTACCTTGTTTCTGGCGACGACGACAAACGCATATATCTGTGGGATGCCACAAGGGGCAAGCTGCTATCCGGTCCACTCCGAGGGCATGAAAAAAACATACAGTCAGTTTTGTTCTCACCTGATAATAAGCACGTTGTTTCTGCATCGTCGGACAAGACCATACGCATGTGGGATGTGGATGATGGCACTCTGACACCTACAGACCTGGTCAGAACACACGACGACGAGGTCAACTCAGCGGCATTCTCCCCCGACGGCAAGCATGTTGTTTCTGGGTCTGACGACGGGGAGATCCGGATATGGGGCTCGCAGGCGCTATCACGCGTGTTTCGTCCGTTTGGGTCGCTGCGGCATAAAGGGCGTATAATGTCAGTGACGTTCTCGCCTGACGGCAGACTCATTGCTTCCGGATCCGATGATGGCGCTATCCGCATTTTCGACTCGCACAGTGGCAAGTTGGCTCTCGGTCCTCTCATGGCACATCAGGACTGGGTAAGGTCAATTgtgttctcacccgacggcaaTCACATCGTATCTGGCTCGGATGATGGAAGGATTGGAGTGTGGAGGGTGGAAGATGGGGCTCCTGCATGCAATCCACTTGAAGGACATCAAGGTGGGATCAACTCGGTGGCATGTTCACCCGACGGTGCATACATCGTCTCAGGCTCGGATGACTCGACGGTTCGAGTATGGAAGACACCAGGAAGGGGCGCTGCATACGACTTATCCAGATCTGCCTCTTCGACCTTGGACCAGAGGGAGCCTTATCGTGCGATCTCCAGTGGACTGACGATCGGCCGGGATGGGTGGGCGCGCAACTCCGACTCACAGCTAGTTTTCTGGATTCCATCAGATATGCTCCGGCTCTTTCCCCGCTTCAGAAATGTGTGCACCATTGGCCCTCAAGGCAGCCTTCAAGTGGACCATGACAAGCCTCTGTTACTTGGTGACCAGTGGCACCGATGCTTTGTACGCTGA